In the genome of Triticum urartu cultivar G1812 chromosome 5, Tu2.1, whole genome shotgun sequence, one region contains:
- the LOC125507656 gene encoding cytochrome P450 87A3-like, protein MTGSVFTSENYLIYLQDRMESYLQSYASLCGLALIVAGWLVHWVYKWNNPPCNIGRLPPGSMGFPLVGESLQFTRPSLSLDISGFYKQRLKRYGTLFKTNLVGHPVVVSMDADVNRFIFQQEGKLFRSWYPDTANSIFGKDSMANCDGSVHKYVRSFAARLFGPDSLRDVLLAEIGRSVTQNLAAWAAEPVIEVKDAMATMIFDHTAKKLVGFGPEKSRKLRKNFDAFFQGMVSFPLYFPGTTFYGCIQGRKNVQKVLTDLLKERLSTPQKRHGDFLDEVVDELQSGTGMMSEKFAVDFVAALLFAAFATVSSTLAIGMKFLRASPAVLQVTWDEYKSMTFSAQVTNEIVRLGSVAPGIFRKTLADVQVKGYTIPAGWLVMISPMAIHLNPEFYEDPLTFNPWRWQDESRKSILLKNFAPYGGGVRHCLGAEFSKVQIAVFLHTLVTNYRWKEIKGGEVQRITKIVFPKRYHIQILPPFKGV, encoded by the exons ATGACCGGCAGTGTATTTACCTCAGAGAACTATCTCATCTATCTTCAAGACAGGATGGAGAGCTACTTGCAGTCATATGCATCCCTCTGCGGCCTTGCACTTATTGTTGCAGGGTGGCTGGTGCACTGGGTGTACAAGTGGAACAATCCTCCGTGCAACATTGGGAGGCTTCCTCCTGGATCCATGGGCTTCCCTCTCGTTGGCGAGTCCTTACAGTTCACGAGGCCAAGCCTTTCTCTCGACATCTCAGGCTTCTACAAGCAAAGGCTGAAAAG GTACGGCACGTTGTTCAAGACGAACCTGGTTGGACACCCGGTGGTGGTGTCCATGGACGCGGACGTGAACCGCTTCATCTTCCAGCAGGAAGGCAAGCTGTTCCGGAGCTGGTACCCGGACACGGCCAACAGCATCTTCGGAAAGGACAGCATGGCCAACTGCGACGGCTCCGTCCACAAGTACGTCCGCAGCTTCGCGGCCAGGCTCTTCGGCCCCGACAGCCTCCGGGACGTGCTCCTCGCTGAGATAGGGCGCAGCGTGACGCAGAACCTTGCTGCATGGGCCGCGGAGCCTGTCATCGAGGTCAAGGACGCCATGGCCACG ATGATATTTGACCACACGGCCAAGAAGCTTGTTGGTTTTGGCCCCGAAAAGTCAAGGAAACTTAGGAAGAACTTTGATGCCTTCTTCCAGGGAATGGTTTCCTTCCCGCTGTATTTTCCTGGGACAACATTCTACGGATGTATACAG GGAAGGAAAAACGTGCAAAAGGTACTCACGGACCTACTAAAAGAAAGGCTCAGTACACCTCAGAAGCGACACGGTGACTTCCTCGATGAGGTGGTCGACGAGCTACAAAGTGGGACGGGAATGATGAGCGAGAAATTTGCTGTAGATTTCGTTGCCGCCCTCCTGTTCGCCGCCTTTGCAACAGTCTCGTCAACGCTCGCGATCGGCATGAAGTTTCtcagggcatctccagccgttc TACAAGTCACATGGGACGAATACAAGTCCATGACATTCAGTGCTCAG GTCACGAATGAGATAGTTCGCCTCGGTAGCGTGGCCCCTGGAATATTCAGGAAAACACTAGCAGACGTGCAAGTGAAAG GCTACACGATCCCCGCTGGTTGGCTCGTGATGATCAGCCCCATGGCTATCCATCTGAACCCAGAATTCTATGAAGATCCCCTGACCTTTAATCCATGGAGGTGGCAG GATGAGTCCAGGAAGAGCATTCTACTCAAGAACTTCGCGCCATACGGAGGTGGGGTAAGGCACTGCCTGGGAGCAGAGTTCAGCAAGGTTCAGATCGCGGTCTTCCTCCATACCTTGGTGACAAACTACCG ATGGAAGGAGATAAAAGGCGGCGAAGTGCAGCGCATAACGAAGATCGTGTTTCCAAAGAGATACCACATccagatactccctcc TTTCAAAGGTGTGTGA
- the LOC125507657 gene encoding cytochrome P450 710A1-like has translation HKDLRCRMAPNFTPRTLSTYAAVQQRIILAHIRRLLDRNRSSAATPTPIPIQVTCRNINLETSQTVFVGPYLTEEARQRFDKDYALFNAGLLAMPVDLPGFAFRRAKLAVARLVRTLGECVRQSKARMRAGGEPECLADYWMQALVKEMDADATPPMHTDDVELGGFLFDFLFAAQDASTSSLCWAVSALASHPDVLARVRAEVSAIWSPESGEPITGEMIQQMKYTHAVAREVVRYRPPAALVPHIAAEPFQLTEWYTVPKGAIVFPSVYESSFQGFTAADEFDPDRFFSEERREDVVCKRNFLAFGAGAHQCMGQRYALNHLALFMALFVSVVDFKRDRTEGCDELVYAPAIMPRDGCAVYLQQRCSSF, from the coding sequence cACAAGGACCTGCGCTGCAGGATGGCGCCCAACTTCACGCCGCGCACTCTTTCAACCTACGCCGCCGTCCAGCAGCGCATCATCCTCGCCCACATCCGGAGGTTGCTAGACCGGAACCGGAGCTCAGCCGCGACGCCGACGCCCATACCCATACAGGTAACCTGCCGCAACATAAACCTTGAGACCTCACAGACGGTCTTCGTAGGGCCGTACCTCACCGAGGAGGCGAGGCAGAGATTCGACAAGGACTACGCTCTCTTCAACGCGGGTCTCCTGGCAATGCCCGTGGACCTGCCCGGGTTCGCCTTCAGACGGGCGAAGCTGGCCGTGGCGCGCCTGGTGCGCACGCTCGGGGAGTGCGTACGGCAGAGCAAGGCACGGATGCGCGCCGGCGGCGAGCCGGAGTGCCTCGCTGACTACTGGATGCAGGCACTGGTGAAAGAGATGGACGCGGACGCGACGCCTCCCATGCACACCGATGACGTCGAGCTTGGGGGCTTTCTGTTCGACTTCCTCTTCGCCGCCCAGGACGCGTCCACCTCTTCGCTCTGCTGGGCTGTCTCCGCCCTCGCGTCCCACCCAGACGTCCTCGCCCGCGTGCGCGCCGAGGTGTCCGCGATCTGGTCGCCGGAGTCTGGGGAGCCCATCACCGGCGAGATGATCCAGCAAATGAAGTACACCCATGCGGTCGCGCGCGAGGTGGTCCGGTACCGTCCTCCGGCGGCGCTGGTGCCGCACATTGCCGCGGAGCCGTTCCAGCTGACGGAGTGGTACACGGTGCCAAAGGGCGCCATCGTCTTCCCGTCGGTGTACGAGTCGTCGTTCCAGGGGTTCACCGCGGCGGACGAGTTCGACCCGGATCGCTTCTTCTCGGAGGAGCGCAGGGAGGACGTGGTGTGCAAGCGCAACTTCCTGGCCTTCGGCGCTGGCGCGCACCAGTGCATGGGCCAGCGCTACGCCCTCAACCACCTCGCGCTTTTCATGGCACTCTTCGTCTCCGTCGTCGACTTCAAGCGGGACCGGACGGAGGGGTGCGACGAGCTGGTGTACGCGCCGGCCATCATGCCTAGGGATGGCTGCGCCGTCTACCTCCAGCAGCGTTGCTCTTCCTTCTGA